In the Lentimicrobiaceae bacterium genome, TAATTTATTAACAAAATATTTCCCAGAAGAAGCATAGAAATAAAAAACAGTATAAAAACGCTATTTTTTCTTCTTTTTGGAGAGCTCATTTTCTAAAATATTAAAAAACAATGTATAAATACGACTCAAAATAAAGCCTTCTTTTAAACTTTTTCAGCAAAAATGAGTGGTGGCACCACACCTAACCCAGCGTAAGCCGTAGGGTCTTATTTTTAGTTTTTATTTTTAATCACAAAAATCAGGCTAGAATAATTATTTTTTCTTTTTGCCTGACAATTTGATTTCAGTCCATTTAAAAATGCTTTCAAATAATTGTTCTTTCCCCTTTTATATTTTTCGCTTAATATGCTTACGTAAAATGCATCCAATTTCATTGGCAATACTTCTTGAATTTCGAAATTATATTTTTTAAAAAGTGTTTTTATTGATGATTTGCTAAAATGATAAAAGTGCCTTGGTACATCGTAAGCCGCCCAATATTTTTCATAAATTTTAGCATCTGGTGCTTCTGAATTTGGTACTGCGATAATTAATGTCCCATTTTTCTTCAATATTCTCTTTATTTGCAAAATCCGTTCTTCCAAATTTGCCACATGTTCTAAAACATGCCACATTGTAATCACATCGAACGAACCAGCCAAAAAACCATCAATAGTACATTCATCATTTACTTCGATTCCATAATTTTCTCTTGCAAAGTGCTGTGCCTTCTTGCTGGGTTCTATCCCCTGAGTCGTCCAACCTCTTTTTTTAAACTCATTCAAAAACTCACCCGTAGCACAGCCTATATCCAGAATTGCATTTCCATCGGTATTTTTTTTAACCAATAGATATTTTCGATGATGTGTATATTTTCGTACTGTTTTATAAACTACATCAAATAAACTTTTATTATCATCGGAATGCGATATATAGTCTGGAGAATTATAATAATTGCCTATTTTGCCTATTTCCGGGCGAGAATTGGTTAAAAGAAGGCCACATAAGCTACATTTTTGAATTGTAAATTCTTCTCTGGTCAAAAAAAAATCTTTGGTTTTAAGAAAGTTTTGAAATTGTTTCGATCCACAAACTGGGCATTGTTCTATCTTTTCCATAAATGTTGTTTCACGTGAAACTAAATTATCTGCCTAAATAAACTATTAATACAGAAATATCTGCCGGGGATACTCCACTTATTCTGGAAGCTTGGCCAATTGTTCTAGGTTTTATTTTATTCAGTTTTTCTCTTGCTTCAAAAGAAAGAGATTTCATTTGTTGATAATTAAAATCATCTTTAAGCTCAATATCTTCAAATTTTGACAATTTATCTACAACAATCTGTTCTTTTTCGATGTATCCGCCATATTTTATTAATATTTCTACCTCTTCCAAATGTTCACTTTTAAAATCAGGCAAGTCTAATAAAAATCTATTTAACGAATCTAAATGATTTTTTAAACACATTAAGTTAACTTGTGGCCGTAGTATCAAATTGACAATCTTTGTTTTTTGTGTTATTAATGCGGTATTAATATCTTCTAAATAATTATTCACATCCTCTGGCTGTACACTCGTTTCTTTTACAAAACGAATTATCTTTTC is a window encoding:
- a CDS encoding class I SAM-dependent methyltransferase; protein product: MEKIEQCPVCGSKQFQNFLKTKDFFLTREEFTIQKCSLCGLLLTNSRPEIGKIGNYYNSPDYISHSDDNKSLFDVVYKTVRKYTHHRKYLLVKKNTDGNAILDIGCATGEFLNEFKKRGWTTQGIEPSKKAQHFARENYGIEVNDECTIDGFLAGSFDVITMWHVLEHVANLEERILQIKRILKKNGTLIIAVPNSEAPDAKIYEKYWAAYDVPRHFYHFSKSSIKTLFKKYNFEIQEVLPMKLDAFYVSILSEKYKRGKNNYLKAFLNGLKSNCQAKRKNNYSSLIFVIKNKN